A window from Bacteroidota bacterium encodes these proteins:
- the bcp gene encoding thioredoxin-dependent thiol peroxidase, with product MAITLKAGDKAPNFEAKDQDGKMLGLSDYAGSKLVLYFYPKDDTPGCTKEACNLRDHYQQLLAQGYRVLGVSVDDEASHQKFIAKYSLPFPLLADTDQKIVNAYGVWGEKNMYGKKFMGVTRATFIIDGAGIIQEVIKKVNTEAHAEQILNPA from the coding sequence ATGGCAATAACACTAAAAGCGGGCGATAAGGCCCCAAACTTTGAAGCAAAAGACCAGGATGGCAAAATGCTGGGCCTGAGCGACTACGCAGGCAGCAAGCTAGTGCTGTACTTCTACCCGAAGGACGACACCCCTGGCTGTACCAAAGAGGCCTGCAACCTGCGCGACCACTATCAGCAGCTGCTGGCACAGGGCTATAGGGTACTGGGCGTGAGTGTGGACGATGAAGCCAGCCACCAGAAGTTCATAGCCAAGTATAGCCTGCCCTTCCCCCTGCTGGCCGATACGGATCAAAAGATCGTAAACGCCTACGGCGTATGGGGCGAGAAAAACATGTATGGCAAGAAATTCATGGGGGTTACACGTGCCACCTTTATAATAGATGGCGCCGGAATCATCCAGGAGGTGATCAAAAAAGTGAATACCGAAGCGCACGCCGAGCAAATCCTGAACCCGGCATAG
- a CDS encoding porin family protein: MQRKIILISFLSVALSFRAMGQSDAGPKAKGLYLNASVGLSRSEDGLAFLKTTSTSQWKPMVNIGAGYRITRYLGIELSAATMVGELRAEGTLLLTSQKAKISARHSNLIFSPVLFLPVADRSEVFFRPGLGFLFSRSELAVDNVDSEVTNTSNLGYMVTLGYAHKLSDKLKVTLQFDFSDAYGEKKVWTGDLGLLHAGIRHSF, translated from the coding sequence GTGCAAAGAAAAATAATTCTTATCAGCTTCCTTTCTGTGGCCTTATCCTTCCGTGCAATGGGCCAAAGCGATGCCGGGCCCAAGGCGAAAGGTCTCTATCTGAATGCGTCTGTCGGACTCTCCAGATCGGAGGACGGGTTGGCGTTTCTTAAGACCACCTCAACATCCCAATGGAAGCCAATGGTCAATATTGGGGCGGGCTATCGGATAACTAGATATCTTGGTATTGAGCTCAGTGCAGCCACAATGGTGGGTGAATTGAGGGCTGAGGGTACACTCCTTCTCACCAGTCAAAAGGCTAAAATATCTGCTCGCCACTCAAACCTCATTTTTAGTCCGGTACTATTCCTTCCGGTGGCAGATCGGTCGGAGGTGTTTTTTCGGCCCGGCTTAGGATTTTTGTTCTCTCGCTCCGAGCTTGCTGTGGATAATGTTGATTCGGAGGTTACCAACACTTCCAATCTGGGGTATATGGTAACGTTGGGCTACGCACATAAGCTATCGGATAAACTCAAAGTCACTTTGCAATTCGACTTCAGCGATGCCTATGGGGAGAAGAAGGTTTGGACAGGTGATTTGGGGCTGCTCCATGCGGGGATCAGACACTCGTTTTAG